In one window of Drosophila mauritiana strain mau12 chromosome X, ASM438214v1, whole genome shotgun sequence DNA:
- the LOC117147897 gene encoding uncharacterized protein LOC117147897, translating to MPVPIRFRSRRVGAAQEPPRAARKDMTTCSVTSTPARFARCLANFQVDELLLLKKSVMSMESLDKNDSLPPTTECPHMTPDGSPLPERMALMAADRGEHDTTGSHGPWHSHPHAPTSWIEEKPSKLQTLFQISITALAFLSFGGYLLCLIVQAIKSKGTTYFHPVATATTSSSTGNVKRIKIYRRSKRSSVRHDSDLPTLLQQDYASYMKSLRDRGWGMLT from the exons ATGCCGGTGCCAATCCGCTTTCGCAGTCGACGAGTTGGAGCTGCGCAAGAACCACCAAGAGCTGCCCGCAAAGACATGACTACATGCAGTG TGACCAGCACACCAGCGCGGTTCGCCCGCTGCCTAGCTAACTTCCAGGTGGacgagctgctgctgctgaagaaGTCCGTGATGAGTATGGAGTCGCTGGATAAGAACGATAGTCTCCCGCCGACTACTGAATGCCCACACATGACGCCGGATGGATCGCCGCTGCCAGAGCGAATGGCCTTGATGGCCGCAGATCG GGGTGAGCACGACACAACTGGCTCCCATGGTCCCTGGCACTCCCATCCACACGCGCCGACTTCCTGGATCGAGGAGAAGCCCTCAAAGTTGCAGACCCTCTTCCAGATCAGCATTACGGCCCTGGCCTTTCTCTCCTTCGGCGGCTATCTACTCTGCCTAATCGTGCAGGCCATCAAGAGCAAGGGCACCACCTACTTCCACCCGGTGGCCACGGCCACCACCAGCTCATCCACAGGCAATGTGAAACGCATCAAGATATACCGCCGCAGCAAGCGCAGCTCCGTGCGCCACGATAGCGATCTGCCGACTCTGCTGCAGCAGGACTACGCCTCCTACATGAAATCTTTGCGAGATCGCGGCTGGGGCATGCTTACCTAG
- the LOC117147895 gene encoding uncharacterized protein LOC117147895, with the protein MTQRLPLALLGVVLLNATASFAWKPIAVGGGSGISGGTAAYSLKQSHPGAASSSHEISTSFSQFGGDKEATEVEDELLLGRAAIVNGVDSSAAVSHPISFTDHLEDQYESYSIEDEAPKEPLAFPRSPVYGSDRCSVKKFAFNQDGEVEYGNPMPELDQFTICFWMRFTNHSGDHVLLTYEAGKEPREVQIWVANAQNSSFLSMAIKGQQMYRLNYPLKMRQWHHMCSSWNGKTGEWQAWLKAERIGRGFHNSLVGHKIPANGKLRSGGSSVTGEVSHGLHFEMTLIQVYRVALSAGKAHRDHKHHHVHHFDHEGQEVSSTTRAPPSINRPQPMHTLLASGQIPTRVRINLANPPPTASGAPAPGAAGAPNDPAQQAITINTNFVNGQINAGSRLVAQQLLGLSPPSGLQPGGGGKRFQMLSNSANVQFIDETETHIQFKRETDATKKVQKRGLVLLDDGSVVDDGVGSGTDASLIYNGLADFGGQQFKLDLTLKMSLEEEISTHDREPAEEEVRAVMAICSSCHTEPFQGAIVFSWKDVREHMNNALKGLSVGPCGNF; encoded by the exons ATGACGCAGCGACTTCCTCTAGCGCTGCTCGGTGTGGTGCTCCTGAATGCGACCGCTTCCTTCGCCTGGAAGCCCATCGCAGTTGGCGGCGGCAGCGGAATTAGTGGCGGCACTGCCGCCTACAGCCTCAAGCAATCGCATCCAGGGGCGGCGAGCAGCAGCCATGAAATATCCACCAGCTTCTCGCAGTTCGGCGGCGACAAGGAAGCCACCGAGGTCGAGGACGAGCTCTTGCTGGGTCGCGCCGCCATTGTCAACGGCGTCGATTCCAGTGCAGCGGTCTCCCATCCAATAAGCTTTACTGACCACTTGGAGGACCAGTACGAGTCTTACAGCATCGAGGACGAGGCGCCCAAGGAGCCGCTGGCCTTCCCGCGGTCTCCAGTGTACGGTTCCGATCGCTGCAGCGTCAAGAAGTTCGCCTTCAACCAGGACGGCGAGGTGGAGTACGGCAATCCGATGCCGGAACTGGACCAGTTCACTATCTGCTTTTGGATGCGATTCACCAACCACAGCGGCGACCACGTCCTCTTGACCTACGAGG CTGGAAAGGAACCACGCGAGGTGCAAATCTGGGTCGCAAATGCGCAGAATTCCAGTTTCCTTTCGATGGCCATAAAAGGTCAGCAAATGTACAG ATTGAACTACCCGCTGAAAATGCGCCAGTGGCATCACATGTGCAGCTCGTGGAATGGCAAGACGGGCGAGTGGCAGGCTTGGCTGAAGGCAGAACGCATTGGGCGTGGTTTCCACAACTCG TTGGTGGGACATAAAATCCCAGCGAACGGCAAGCTGCGTTCCGGCGGCAGTTCGGTCACCGGCGAGGTGAGCCACGGCCTCCACTTCGAGATGACGCTCATCCAGGTCTATCGGGTGGCGCTCAGTGCAGGCAAGGCACATCGCGACCACAAGCACCATCATGTCCACCACTTTGATCACGAAGGCCAGGAGGTCTCCAGCACCACTCGTGCCCCACCCTCG ATTAATCGCCCTCAACCCATGCACACGTTGCTTGCCAGTGGCCAGATCCCGACTCGGGTGCGCATCAACTTGGCCAATCCGCCGCCGACTGCAAGTGGTGCTCCCGCTCCTGGCGCGGCCGGTGCTCCTAACGATCCCGCCCAGCAGGCCATCACCATTAATACAAATTTTGTGAACGGACAGATAAACGCGGGATCGCGACTGGTGGCCCAGCAACTTCTGGGTCTCTCGCCGCCGAGCGGATTGCAACCTGGTGGCGGTGGGAAACGTTTCCAAATGCTAAGTAACTCGGCCAACGTGCAGTTTATCGACGAAACGGAGACCCATATCCAGTTCAAGAGGGAAACCGACGCCACAAAGAAGGTGCAGAAGCGCGGCCTGGTGCTGCTGGACGATGGATCTGTGGTGGACGACGGTGTCGGGTCCGGAACGGATGCCAGCTTGATTTACAACGGTCTCGCCGACTTTGGCGGACAGCAATTTAAGCTGGATCTGACGCTCAAGATGAGCCTGGAGGAGGAGATCAGCACGCACGACCGAGAGCCCGCCGAGGAGGAGGTAAGGGCCGTGATGGCCATCTGTAGCAGCTGCCACACGGAGCCTTTCCAGGGAGCCATCGTGTTTTCGTGGAAGGATGTGCGCGAGCACATGAACAACGCCCTCAAGGGCCTCAGCGTGGGTCCATGTGGTAACTTCTAG